The sequence GCATTAAAGTCTGCGGCATTTAAAGTACATACAGTAAGCGCAGCTAACGCAGTTGTTTTAGCAATTTTTAATAACATACATATCTCCTTATAGGGTTAACCACTCAAAAAGAGTGATTAATTATTTAATTTTCTTTGAATCTTTTCTTGTGTTACCTTTTAAGTCAACCCAAGTAAATACTAACTCGTCACCTTTTTTAACTCCAACTGCGTCAGCATTAAATGAAAACTTCATATAAGGGTTTTTAGATAAGAATTGACTTGTTGATACTTCGTAAACAATCTTATCATTA comes from Arcobacter sp. CECT 8986 and encodes:
- the soxZ gene encoding thiosulfate oxidation carrier complex protein SoxZ; its protein translation is MAKKTRIKAKLKKGVVTVKALANHENLSYQEAERAKKEANFITYVVAKVNDKIVYEVSTSQFLSKNPYMKFSFNADAVGVKKGDELVFTWVDLKGNTRKDSKKIK